The stretch of DNA GGCAGATGACCTGGGCGGGGCGCAGATCCATGTTATCAGCCTGGCGGGAGCGCTGCAGGAGCGAGGTCATGAGGTGACGGTGCTGGCCGGACTGGGCGGCACGTTATTTGAATCACTGGTCTTAAAAGGGGTGAGCTGCCGCCTGCTGACGAGACTGATTCACCCGATCAGCCTCCTGGAAGACTGGATGGCCTTAAAAGAGATTAAAGCGATTCTCTCTGAGCTGAAGCCCGACCTGGTGACCACGCACTCAAACAAGGCCGGACTGTTGGGACGGATGGCGGCCAG from Bacillota bacterium encodes:
- a CDS encoding glycosyltransferase, with the protein product MKIAFIITRADDLGGAQIHVISLAGALQERGHEVTVLAGLGGTLFESLVLKGVSCRLLTRLIHPISLLEDWMALKEIKAILSELKPDLVTTHSNKAGLLGRMAA